The proteins below are encoded in one region of Paenibacillus albus:
- a CDS encoding S41 family peptidase produces MAASTLVTLTVADQFIGIESSRTAGAASSESSMSNSGLNTKELQKLNTVLGLIENKYFREVDRTKVLDGAVNGMMEALGDPYSVYMKKEVAQHFSESIEGSFTGIGAGVQLKNGKITVESAIKGSPAERAGVLPNDVLRSVNGVSLDGLTLNDAVSKIRGPKGSKVKLVIERAGHAQPLQLTIVRDDIDYETVYAHLRSDGIGIIEIRQFSLNTGDRFADELAKLEKQHMKGLIIDVRGNPGGVLPVVVSVAQPFVPKGEPIVQVEDKTGHREKTVSSGTGKSYPVAVLMNKGSASASEVLAGALKEEAHAVLVGETSFGKGTVQVSYDKVLTDGSLVKMTIAKWLTPLGNWVHEKGLKPDVEVLPPDYYTVARLDKTKTLAPDTIDENTKSLQIMLSGLGYKVDRKDGYYSKVTQQSVQAFQQKAGLPVTGFTDKATAEKLEELLVQKVRDEASDTQLQKAVNVLEQKLRVAN; encoded by the coding sequence ATGGCGGCTTCAACGCTAGTAACCTTGACGGTTGCCGATCAATTCATCGGAATCGAGAGCAGTCGTACAGCCGGTGCAGCGTCATCGGAATCGTCCATGAGTAACAGCGGGTTAAACACGAAGGAGCTCCAGAAACTAAACACGGTTCTTGGATTAATTGAGAACAAATATTTTCGCGAAGTGGATCGGACGAAGGTGCTTGACGGTGCTGTGAACGGGATGATGGAGGCGCTCGGCGATCCCTATTCGGTTTATATGAAGAAAGAAGTTGCGCAGCATTTCTCGGAGTCGATTGAAGGCTCGTTCACCGGAATTGGTGCGGGAGTTCAGCTGAAGAATGGCAAAATCACCGTCGAATCTGCGATTAAAGGATCCCCGGCGGAGCGGGCAGGTGTACTGCCGAACGATGTGCTGCGCTCCGTGAACGGGGTGTCGCTCGACGGTTTAACGCTGAATGATGCGGTATCGAAGATTCGTGGACCGAAGGGTTCGAAGGTCAAGCTCGTCATCGAGCGAGCAGGGCATGCACAGCCGCTGCAGCTGACGATCGTGCGGGATGATATCGATTACGAGACGGTCTATGCGCATCTGCGGAGCGATGGGATCGGCATCATTGAGATTCGCCAATTCTCGCTCAATACGGGTGACCGTTTTGCAGATGAGCTGGCCAAGCTCGAGAAGCAGCATATGAAAGGGCTCATCATCGATGTGCGTGGTAATCCCGGCGGTGTGCTGCCGGTCGTCGTATCCGTTGCGCAGCCGTTTGTACCGAAGGGCGAGCCAATCGTGCAGGTCGAGGATAAGACCGGACACCGCGAGAAGACGGTATCGAGTGGAACAGGGAAAAGCTATCCGGTTGCGGTGCTGATGAACAAAGGCAGTGCAAGCGCATCGGAAGTGCTCGCAGGCGCGCTGAAGGAAGAAGCGCATGCAGTGCTCGTCGGAGAGACGTCCTTTGGTAAAGGAACGGTTCAAGTGAGCTATGACAAAGTGCTCACAGACGGCAGCTTGGTAAAGATGACGATTGCGAAGTGGCTGACTCCGCTTGGCAATTGGGTGCATGAGAAAGGGCTGAAGCCGGACGTTGAAGTGCTTCCGCCGGATTATTATACGGTCGCGCGTCTGGATAAGACGAAGACGCTTGCGCCGGATACGATCGACGAGAATACAAAGAGCCTGCAAATTATGCTCTCAGGTCTCGGGTACAAGGTGGATCGTAAGGACGGCTATTACAGCAAAGTTACGCAGCAGAGCGTACAAGCTTTTCAACAGAAAGCAGGTCTGCCCGTGACCGGATTTACCGATAAAGCGACGGCAGAGAAGCTGGAAGAGCTGCTCGTTCAGAAGGTTCGCGATGAAGCGAGCGATACGCAGCTGCAAAAGGCGGTTAACGTCCTGGAACAGAAGCTCCGTGTAGCCAATTAA
- a CDS encoding nitrite/sulfite reductase, whose amino-acid sequence MPYEAVWMNDPSKLNKFEFIKMEKDGLDVIRTIIDKYSKEGYASIPEDDMNRFKWAGVYEQKPKDGYFMMRIRINTGIMTSAQARALASIGRDYGRDLIDVTTRQAIQYHWLKIEDMPDIFNRLEAVGLYSFEACGDCPRTIVGNPLAGIDPDELMDTREIVEQVNDFYLMNRDFSNLPRKYKMSISANIYNNANAEINDLAFVPATKVIDGEEVIGFHAYVGGGLSAKPHMAKELDMFVRPEEVLKVSIGVTTIFRDFGYREKRHQARLKFLVADWGPEKFLEKLKEIIGYMPSAGQNKVVGWNAVYYDGVSPQKEEGLNFIGLNVPVGRTNSDELEQLADAADQFGDGMIRTTMSQNIMLSGIPDDKVEEALALPILKRLSPKARPFMSRTVSCTGNEFCNLAVVETKERARRVADFLDDHVELDEKIRIHFIGCPNACGQKHIADIGLQGALVKTPDGMVDAFDIAVGGILGPGATFNQSLKGRVKGDDLGYVLVKLINFYKEGRESGETFHNYVNRVGVPAFQERLTEILAS is encoded by the coding sequence ATGCCTTATGAAGCCGTATGGATGAATGACCCTTCCAAACTCAATAAATTCGAATTTATTAAAATGGAAAAAGACGGACTCGATGTAATTCGCACCATTATCGACAAGTATTCAAAGGAAGGCTATGCCTCCATTCCCGAGGATGACATGAACCGTTTCAAGTGGGCCGGCGTTTATGAACAGAAGCCTAAAGACGGCTACTTCATGATGCGGATCCGGATCAACACCGGCATCATGACTTCTGCGCAAGCACGTGCACTCGCTTCGATCGGCCGCGATTACGGACGCGATCTAATTGATGTTACAACTCGCCAAGCGATTCAATATCACTGGCTGAAGATTGAAGACATGCCGGACATCTTCAACCGCCTTGAAGCGGTTGGCTTGTATTCCTTCGAAGCATGCGGCGACTGCCCGCGTACTATTGTAGGAAATCCGCTTGCGGGCATTGATCCTGATGAGCTGATGGATACACGCGAAATCGTTGAGCAAGTTAATGATTTCTACCTGATGAACCGTGATTTCTCCAATTTGCCTCGCAAATATAAAATGTCCATTTCTGCAAACATCTATAACAATGCGAATGCCGAGATTAATGATCTTGCATTCGTTCCAGCAACGAAAGTCATCGACGGCGAAGAAGTGATCGGCTTCCATGCTTATGTTGGCGGCGGTCTTTCTGCAAAGCCTCACATGGCGAAAGAGCTCGACATGTTCGTGCGTCCTGAAGAAGTACTGAAGGTCTCGATCGGCGTTACGACGATCTTCCGTGACTTCGGCTACCGTGAGAAGCGTCACCAAGCCCGTCTTAAATTCCTTGTCGCTGACTGGGGTCCAGAGAAGTTCCTCGAGAAGCTGAAAGAAATTATCGGGTACATGCCGTCTGCAGGCCAGAACAAAGTCGTAGGCTGGAATGCCGTTTACTACGATGGCGTTTCCCCGCAGAAGGAAGAGGGCTTGAACTTCATCGGCTTGAACGTACCTGTCGGCCGTACAAACTCGGATGAGCTTGAACAGCTTGCTGATGCAGCAGATCAGTTCGGCGATGGTATGATCCGTACGACGATGTCACAGAACATCATGCTGAGCGGCATTCCTGATGATAAAGTTGAAGAAGCGCTGGCTCTTCCTATATTGAAGCGTCTCTCACCTAAAGCAAGACCGTTCATGAGCCGTACGGTTTCCTGCACAGGCAACGAGTTCTGCAACCTTGCTGTCGTTGAAACGAAAGAGCGCGCTCGCCGCGTTGCCGACTTCCTGGACGATCATGTCGAGTTGGATGAGAAGATCCGTATCCACTTCATCGGCTGCCCGAACGCTTGCGGTCAGAAGCACATTGCCGATATTGGTCTGCAAGGCGCACTCGTTAAAACACCTGATGGCATGGTTGATGCTTTCGATATCGCTGTCGGCGGTATCCTCGGTCCTGGTGCAACGTTCAATCAGTCGCTTAAAGGCCGTGTCAAAGGCGATGACCTTGGCTATGTGCTCGTAAAGCTGATCAACTTCTACAAAGAAGGCCGTGAGTCCGGCGAAACGTTCCATAACTATGTGAACCGTGTAGGCGTGCCAGCGTTCCAAGAACGTCTGACTGAAATTTTAGCCAGCTAA
- a CDS encoding sugar phosphate isomerase/epimerase family protein: MKLGVFSVLFAQKSFEDALDYIASKGLDAIEIGTGGYPGNAHCDPEVLLADESKLKAFKDAVDARGLTISALSCHGNPLHPQKAIASEHDAAIRKTIELASKLGVPVVNTFSGCPGDHEDAKYPNWPVAPWPNDFQDILKWQWEEKVIPYWSEIAKLATESNVKIGLELHGGFSVHSPATLLRLREACGDAIGANLDPSHMWWQGIDPVQAIHILGRAGAIHHFHAKDTTIDPINVNKHGVTDMQSYTLMLDRAWQFRTVGYGHDMKIWSDIISALRLVGYDYVVSIEHEDGLMSVDEGFTKAVQNLQSILIKEPIGEMWWV; encoded by the coding sequence ATGAAACTCGGTGTATTCTCTGTACTCTTCGCTCAGAAATCATTTGAAGACGCACTCGACTACATTGCTTCCAAAGGCTTGGACGCAATCGAGATCGGCACAGGCGGCTACCCTGGCAACGCACACTGCGATCCAGAAGTACTGCTTGCTGACGAGAGCAAGCTGAAAGCATTTAAGGATGCAGTTGACGCTCGCGGCTTAACAATCAGCGCGCTTAGCTGCCACGGTAACCCGCTTCACCCGCAAAAAGCAATTGCAAGCGAGCATGACGCAGCAATCCGCAAAACGATTGAGCTGGCTTCCAAGCTTGGCGTACCTGTTGTAAATACATTCTCCGGCTGCCCAGGCGACCATGAGGATGCGAAATATCCGAACTGGCCGGTTGCTCCATGGCCAAACGATTTCCAAGACATTCTGAAATGGCAGTGGGAAGAGAAAGTCATTCCGTACTGGAGCGAAATCGCGAAGCTTGCAACAGAAAGCAACGTGAAGATCGGTCTAGAGCTGCATGGCGGCTTCTCCGTACACAGCCCGGCAACATTGCTTCGCTTGCGTGAAGCTTGCGGCGATGCAATCGGCGCTAACCTTGATCCAAGCCACATGTGGTGGCAAGGTATTGACCCTGTACAAGCGATCCATATCCTTGGCCGCGCAGGCGCAATCCACCACTTCCATGCGAAGGACACGACAATTGATCCAATCAACGTGAATAAGCACGGCGTAACGGACATGCAGTCCTATACACTGATGCTTGACCGCGCTTGGCAGTTCCGTACGGTTGGCTACGGCCACGACATGAAGATTTGGTCTGACATCATCAGTGCGCTTCGCCTTGTTGGCTACGATTACGTCGTAAGCATCGAGCACGAAGACGGCCTGATGTCTGTTGACGAAGGCTTCACGAAAGCTGTTCAAAACCTGCAATCCATCCTCATCAAAGAGCCGATCGGCGAGATGTGGTGGGTATAA
- a CDS encoding PDZ domain-containing protein, translated as MEAAIQLLRLAGSAAAGLLLSPFYYVAVLLIMLQYMRQTRLERKLFSVRLRAWPNQLIRTMLAGLAVGVVMSLAGLFLGVTITGEAVLWMWGTAAVLVIVRVRYLCFAYSVGLLGVLQWIIGWTPLADRTDWLGSAAVSLAALDIPGLLVLVALMHLAEALLVRWQGDRFATPLFLEGKRGKIVGGYTLQGYWPVPMLMLVPAAAGSGTDLSLPWSMLLDSGVNWSSGLTMIGFPMMIGFSELTRSLLPAAKARSASKGLLIYGLGVGIIAVLASFWTPLTLAAALGALLLHEALVAISYFTEESSSPYYVHTDEGLRVLAVIPGTPAEAMGIQTGEILHKVNGVKVRTKEELYAALHVNSAFCKLEVLNHEGQIKFVQRARYAGEHHQLGVVLSPDDKADVYAVASPASLFDLLRQKHASKSRQAGVSTTTTTPL; from the coding sequence TTGGAAGCAGCAATACAATTACTTCGCCTGGCAGGGTCGGCGGCGGCCGGACTTTTGCTTTCCCCGTTCTATTATGTTGCTGTGCTGCTCATCATGCTTCAATATATGCGTCAAACGAGGCTGGAACGGAAGCTGTTCAGCGTGAGGCTCCGCGCTTGGCCGAATCAACTGATCCGTACAATGCTGGCAGGTCTTGCGGTCGGAGTCGTGATGTCCCTTGCCGGATTGTTTCTCGGTGTAACGATAACGGGAGAAGCGGTATTGTGGATGTGGGGCACGGCGGCGGTGCTCGTTATCGTGCGTGTGCGATACTTGTGCTTTGCGTATAGCGTAGGCTTGCTCGGCGTGCTGCAGTGGATTATTGGCTGGACGCCGCTGGCTGACCGGACGGATTGGCTAGGTTCTGCGGCTGTTTCATTGGCAGCCCTCGATATTCCAGGTTTGCTCGTTCTCGTCGCGCTCATGCATTTGGCGGAAGCGCTGCTCGTACGTTGGCAGGGAGATCGCTTCGCGACCCCGCTTTTCTTGGAAGGCAAACGCGGCAAAATCGTCGGCGGCTATACGCTGCAAGGTTACTGGCCGGTTCCGATGCTGATGCTGGTGCCTGCTGCTGCGGGAAGCGGCACGGATTTGTCGCTGCCGTGGTCGATGCTGCTGGACAGCGGCGTGAACTGGAGCAGCGGACTCACGATGATCGGATTCCCGATGATGATCGGCTTCAGCGAATTAACGCGCAGCCTGCTGCCAGCGGCGAAAGCGCGCAGCGCCTCGAAAGGGCTGCTGATCTATGGCCTCGGCGTAGGCATTATCGCCGTGCTCGCTTCGTTCTGGACGCCGCTTACTTTGGCGGCTGCGCTCGGCGCGCTGCTGCTGCATGAGGCGCTCGTTGCGATCAGTTATTTTACGGAGGAATCAAGCTCGCCGTATTATGTGCATACAGATGAAGGCTTGCGCGTGCTCGCGGTTATTCCGGGTACTCCAGCTGAAGCGATGGGCATACAGACAGGTGAAATTCTGCATAAAGTCAATGGCGTTAAAGTTCGTACGAAAGAAGAGCTGTACGCAGCGCTGCACGTCAATTCCGCTTTCTGCAAGCTTGAGGTGCTGAATCACGAAGGGCAGATCAAGTTTGTTCAGCGGGCGCGTTACGCAGGGGAGCATCATCAGCTTGGCGTCGTGCTATCTCCAGATGATAAGGCAGATGTGTATGCTGTGGCATCGCCGGCATCGCTCTTCGATCTGCTTCGGCAGAAGCACGCTTCGAAATCCAGGCAAGCAGGCGTTTCGACGACAACAACAACGCCGTTATAA
- a CDS encoding stalk domain-containing protein, producing MAQAANQVVPVTIEYPSGDIVKLDHQEDYRIDNGRLMLWAGYVPSILPFAVASKGVYMIGDKTLQIDAVDYDYPGERRAGFTIKIGEKKFTDHIRNQVIKISQPAELIKGRVYVPLRTIAEAYSCVVQFTKDSNGTTVSIQSIYK from the coding sequence ATGGCACAAGCTGCAAATCAGGTAGTGCCGGTCACGATCGAGTATCCAAGCGGCGACATCGTAAAACTGGATCATCAGGAGGATTACCGAATCGACAACGGAAGATTAATGCTTTGGGCAGGTTATGTACCGAGTATCCTTCCATTCGCGGTTGCATCAAAAGGGGTGTACATGATTGGGGATAAAACACTGCAAATTGACGCCGTCGACTACGATTATCCGGGAGAGAGACGCGCAGGATTCACGATCAAGATCGGGGAGAAGAAATTCACAGACCATATACGCAATCAAGTCATAAAGATTTCACAGCCAGCCGAGCTCATTAAGGGGCGTGTGTATGTGCCTCTGCGGACAATTGCAGAAGCCTATAGTTGCGTGGTGCAGTTTACTAAGGACAGTAATGGAACGACAGTCAGCATTCAGAGCATCTATAAATAA
- the uvrA gene encoding excinuclease ABC subunit UvrA — protein sequence MANDSIVIKGARAHNLKNIDVTIPRDKFVVLTGLSGSGKSSLAFDTIYAEGQRRYVESLSAYARQFLGQMEKPDVDSIDGLSPAISIDQKTTSRNPRSTVGTVTEIYDYLRLLFARVGTPHCPEHGTPITSQTVQQMVDRIMEYPERTKLQILAPIVSGRKGEHTKLLADVQKQGFVRVRVNGELRELSEKIELEKNKKHNVEVVVDRIVVKSDIHSRLADSLETATKLSGGQVIVDVMEKEELLFSSNLACPVCGFSIDELAPRMFSFNSPYGACPDCDGLGAKMIVDPDLLVPDSSKSIEEGAFEAWAGSTSNYYPQFLESVCLHYGIPRNVPVSELTPEHMKKLLYGTGGERVRFRYENDFGHSKEAHVPFEGIVNNLERRYRETGSDGIRDHIEQYMSAKPCSGCKGHRLRKESLAVTIGSQNISHVTSLSIGEAERFFNGLNLTEKERLIAHLILKEINSRLGFLVNVGLEYLSLNRAAGTLSGGEAQRIRLATQIGSSLMGVLYILDEPSIGLHQRDNDKLIQTLEHMRDLGNTLIVVEHDEDTMLASDYIIDIGPGAGVHGGQVVSMGTPAEVMADEQSLTGAYLSGRKFIPVPLKRRETSDKWLEVRGAKENNLRGVNAKIPLGVFTAVTGVSGSGKSTLVNEILYKALARDLNKAKLRPGEHKEIRGLEHIEKVIDIDQSPIGRTPRSNPATYTGVFDDIRDLYASTNEAKVRGYKKGRFSFNVKGGRCESCRGDGIIKIEMHFLPDVYVPCEICKGKRYNRETLDVKYKGKSIAELLEMTIENACEFFRNVPRIHRKLQTLLDVGLGYMNLGQPATTLSGGEAQRVKLAAELYRRSTGKMLYILDEPTTGLHVDDIDRLLVVLHRLVDSGESVLVIEHNLDVIKTADYLLDLGPEGGNGGGMIVATGTPESVVKVEGSYTGRYLKPVLERDRERTIAKQREVESVAAAGIEN from the coding sequence ATGGCTAATGATTCAATCGTCATTAAAGGGGCGCGAGCCCATAATTTGAAGAACATCGATGTGACGATTCCGCGTGATAAGTTCGTTGTTCTGACGGGGCTTAGCGGCTCGGGCAAGTCGTCGCTTGCTTTTGACACGATCTATGCAGAGGGACAGCGCCGTTACGTCGAATCGCTCTCCGCCTATGCGCGTCAGTTTCTCGGACAGATGGAGAAGCCGGATGTCGATTCCATCGATGGCTTGTCGCCGGCGATTTCGATCGACCAGAAGACAACAAGCCGTAACCCGCGTTCTACCGTTGGTACGGTAACGGAGATTTATGACTACCTGCGTCTGTTGTTCGCGCGTGTCGGTACGCCGCACTGCCCGGAGCACGGCACGCCAATTACATCCCAGACGGTTCAGCAGATGGTGGATCGGATTATGGAATACCCGGAGCGGACGAAGCTGCAAATTCTCGCGCCTATCGTCTCAGGACGGAAGGGCGAGCATACGAAGCTGCTGGCTGATGTGCAGAAGCAGGGCTTCGTGCGTGTCCGCGTGAACGGCGAGCTGCGTGAGCTTAGCGAGAAGATTGAACTGGAGAAGAATAAGAAGCATAATGTCGAGGTTGTCGTAGACCGGATCGTCGTGAAGAGCGACATTCACAGTCGCCTTGCGGACTCGCTGGAGACTGCAACGAAGCTTTCAGGCGGCCAAGTCATCGTCGATGTAATGGAGAAGGAGGAGCTGTTGTTCAGCTCCAACCTGGCATGCCCGGTGTGCGGCTTCAGTATCGATGAATTGGCTCCGCGGATGTTCTCATTCAACAGTCCGTACGGCGCTTGCCCGGATTGCGACGGTCTCGGCGCGAAGATGATCGTTGATCCGGATCTACTCGTTCCAGACAGCTCGAAGTCGATTGAAGAAGGTGCCTTTGAAGCGTGGGCGGGCAGCACATCGAACTACTATCCTCAGTTCCTCGAATCGGTATGTCTCCATTACGGCATTCCTCGTAATGTACCGGTTAGCGAGCTGACTCCTGAGCATATGAAGAAGCTGCTCTATGGAACGGGCGGCGAGCGAGTCCGGTTCCGTTACGAGAATGACTTCGGCCATTCCAAGGAAGCGCATGTGCCTTTCGAAGGCATTGTGAACAATCTGGAGCGCCGTTACCGGGAAACAGGCTCCGATGGCATCCGCGATCATATCGAGCAGTACATGAGCGCGAAGCCTTGCAGCGGCTGTAAAGGTCATCGTCTGCGTAAGGAAAGCCTTGCTGTCACAATCGGCAGCCAGAATATATCCCATGTCACGTCCCTCTCCATCGGCGAAGCAGAGCGTTTCTTCAATGGGCTGAACCTGACAGAGAAGGAGCGTCTAATCGCTCATCTCATTCTGAAAGAAATCAACAGCCGTCTTGGCTTCTTGGTTAACGTCGGCTTGGAATATTTGTCGTTGAACCGTGCAGCGGGTACGCTCTCCGGCGGTGAAGCGCAGCGAATTCGTCTAGCGACGCAGATCGGCTCGAGCTTGATGGGCGTTCTGTACATTCTGGATGAACCGAGCATCGGCTTGCACCAGCGCGATAACGATAAGCTCATTCAGACACTTGAGCATATGCGCGACCTAGGCAATACGCTGATTGTCGTCGAGCATGACGAAGACACGATGCTCGCATCCGACTATATCATTGATATCGGACCAGGCGCCGGCGTACACGGCGGTCAAGTCGTCTCCATGGGGACACCGGCAGAGGTAATGGCGGACGAGCAATCGCTCACAGGCGCTTACCTCAGCGGCCGTAAGTTCATTCCGGTGCCGCTGAAGCGCCGCGAGACGAGCGACAAGTGGCTGGAGGTTCGCGGCGCGAAGGAGAACAACCTGCGTGGCGTGAATGCGAAGATTCCGCTTGGCGTATTTACAGCGGTAACGGGGGTTTCCGGCTCCGGCAAGTCGACGCTCGTGAACGAGATTCTGTACAAGGCGCTTGCTCGCGACTTGAACAAAGCGAAGCTGCGTCCTGGTGAGCATAAGGAGATCCGCGGACTCGAGCATATCGAGAAGGTCATTGATATCGACCAATCACCAATCGGGCGTACTCCGCGCTCGAACCCGGCGACGTATACCGGCGTATTTGACGACATCCGCGATCTGTATGCGTCGACGAACGAAGCGAAGGTACGAGGCTACAAGAAGGGCCGCTTCAGCTTCAATGTGAAGGGCGGCCGCTGTGAATCGTGCCGTGGAGACGGCATCATTAAGATTGAGATGCACTTCTTGCCGGATGTCTATGTGCCTTGCGAGATTTGTAAGGGCAAACGCTATAACCGTGAGACGCTTGATGTGAAATACAAAGGCAAGAGCATCGCGGAGCTGCTGGAGATGACGATCGAGAACGCTTGCGAGTTCTTCCGCAACGTGCCGCGCATCCATCGCAAGCTGCAGACGCTGCTCGATGTTGGTCTCGGCTATATGAACCTCGGCCAACCTGCAACAACATTGTCCGGCGGCGAAGCGCAGCGCGTGAAGCTGGCGGCAGAGCTGTACCGCCGCAGCACTGGTAAGATGCTCTACATCCTCGACGAGCCGACAACAGGTCTTCACGTTGACGATATCGATCGCCTTCTCGTCGTGCTTCACCGACTCGTAGACTCCGGTGAGTCTGTGCTTGTTATCGAGCATAACCTCGATGTCATCAAGACGGCCGACTATTTGCTCGATCTTGGACCGGAGGGTGGCAACGGTGGAGGTATGATTGTAGCAACAGGCACGCCTGAATCCGTCGTTAAAGTAGAAGGATCTTACACAGGTCGCTACTTGAAGCCGGTCCTCGAGCGTGATCGTGAACGTACGATTGCGAAGCAGCGCGAAGTAGAGAGCGTTGCAGCTGCTGGCATCGAGAACTAA
- the uvrB gene encoding excinuclease ABC subunit UvrB → MNEQQSGGKLFELKSEYTPQGDQPKAIGQLIEGIEAGVRHQTLLGATGTGKTYTIANTIQKLNRPTLVIAHNKTLAAQLCSEFKEFFPDNAVSYFVSYYDYYQPEAYIPSSDTFIEKDSSINDEIDKLRHSATSSLFERRDVIIVASVSCIYGLGSPMEYGKLVLSLRVGMEKSRDEILHKLVDIQYQRNDINFIRGTFRVRGDIIEIFPVANNERAMRVELFGDEIERITEIDVLTGEIVGERDHVAIFPASHFVTHEDTMKVALKHIEAELEERLAELHEQGKLLEAQRLEQRTRYDLEMMAEMGFCSGIENYSGPLTFRERGATPYTLMDYFPDDMLIVIDESHVTIPQIRAMYNGDRARKEVLVEHGFRLPSAMDNRPLRFEEFEGKVKQVVYVSATPGPYELEHCPTMVEQIIRPTGLVDPIIEVRKTKGQIDDLLVEIRDRIAKDERVLVTTLTKKMSEDLTDYLKDVGIKVRYLHSDIKTLERLAILRDLRMGVFHVLVGINLLREGLDLPEVSLVAILDADKEGFLRSERSLIQTMGRAARNSEGRVIMYADKITDSMEKAMSETERRRSIQTAYNDEHGITPQTIRKKVHDVIEATKVAEQKSDYLTGVGVEKMSKKERQSLVQRLEAEMKEAAKGLQFERAAELRDALLELKAELGM, encoded by the coding sequence ATGAATGAGCAACAAAGCGGCGGCAAGCTCTTCGAGCTGAAGTCAGAATATACGCCGCAGGGCGATCAGCCAAAGGCCATTGGTCAGCTTATAGAGGGCATCGAGGCGGGGGTTCGGCATCAGACGCTGCTTGGCGCAACCGGAACAGGGAAGACCTATACGATTGCGAACACCATTCAGAAGCTGAATCGGCCGACGCTCGTTATTGCGCATAACAAGACGCTTGCCGCGCAGCTGTGCAGCGAGTTCAAGGAGTTTTTCCCGGACAACGCGGTTTCATATTTCGTCAGCTATTATGATTATTATCAGCCGGAAGCCTACATCCCGTCCTCAGATACATTTATCGAGAAAGATTCGAGCATCAATGATGAGATCGATAAGCTGCGCCACTCGGCGACGAGCTCTTTGTTCGAGCGTCGGGACGTCATTATCGTGGCGAGCGTATCCTGCATCTACGGCCTCGGATCTCCAATGGAGTACGGCAAGCTCGTGCTGAGCTTAAGGGTCGGAATGGAGAAGTCGCGGGACGAAATTCTTCATAAGCTTGTCGATATCCAGTACCAGCGCAATGATATTAACTTCATTCGGGGAACGTTCCGCGTACGCGGCGACATTATCGAGATCTTCCCGGTTGCCAATAACGAGCGGGCGATGCGTGTCGAGCTGTTCGGCGATGAGATTGAACGGATTACGGAGATCGATGTGCTGACCGGCGAGATCGTCGGCGAACGCGATCATGTTGCGATCTTCCCGGCTTCTCACTTCGTTACGCATGAAGACACGATGAAGGTAGCGCTTAAGCACATTGAAGCCGAACTGGAAGAACGGTTGGCAGAACTGCATGAACAAGGCAAGCTGCTCGAGGCACAGCGTCTGGAACAGCGGACGCGTTACGATCTGGAAATGATGGCGGAAATGGGCTTCTGCAGCGGCATTGAGAACTACTCGGGACCGCTGACCTTCCGTGAGCGTGGCGCGACGCCTTATACGCTGATGGACTATTTCCCTGATGATATGCTGATCGTCATCGACGAGTCTCACGTAACCATTCCGCAGATTCGGGCGATGTATAACGGTGACCGTGCGCGCAAGGAAGTGCTCGTAGAGCACGGCTTCCGTCTGCCGTCTGCGATGGACAATCGGCCGCTTCGCTTCGAGGAGTTCGAAGGCAAAGTGAAGCAGGTCGTCTATGTATCGGCAACGCCGGGTCCTTATGAGTTGGAGCACTGTCCGACGATGGTAGAGCAGATTATTCGTCCGACAGGTTTGGTTGACCCCATCATTGAGGTGCGCAAGACGAAAGGGCAGATCGATGATTTGCTTGTCGAGATCCGCGATCGGATCGCTAAGGATGAGCGCGTGCTGGTGACGACGCTGACGAAGAAGATGTCAGAGGACCTTACGGATTATTTGAAGGATGTCGGAATAAAGGTTCGTTATTTGCACTCGGACATTAAGACGCTGGAGCGCCTTGCGATATTGCGTGACCTGCGGATGGGCGTATTCCATGTCCTTGTCGGCATTAACTTGCTGCGGGAAGGACTCGACTTGCCAGAGGTTTCGCTAGTAGCGATTCTCGATGCGGATAAGGAAGGGTTCCTTCGTTCCGAACGGTCGCTCATTCAAACGATGGGCCGTGCCGCGCGTAACTCCGAGGGCCGCGTTATTATGTACGCGGATAAGATTACGGATTCAATGGAGAAGGCGATGAGCGAGACTGAGCGCCGTCGCTCCATTCAAACTGCTTATAATGATGAGCATGGCATTACCCCGCAGACGATTCGCAAGAAAGTACACGACGTTATTGAGGCGACCAAGGTTGCCGAGCAGAAGAGTGATTACCTCACAGGCGTTGGCGTCGAGAAGATGTCGAAGAAGGAACGCCAGTCGCTGGTGCAGCGCTTGGAAGCGGAGATGAAAGAAGCGGCGAAGGGCTTGCAATTCGAACGGGCCGCGGAGCTGCGCGACGCGCTGCTTGAGCTGAAAGCTGAACTCGGGATGTAG